The Proteus vulgaris genome has a segment encoding these proteins:
- the terB gene encoding tellurite resistance protein has protein sequence MSFFNKLKEGFNTGRSELAKQVGRFKNKKFMQGTVAVCARIAIASDGVSSEEKQKMLGFLKASDELKVFDTSEVIEFFNKLITSFEFDTEVGKGETMKYILAMKDQPEAAQLAIRVGIAVAKSDGDFDNDEKEAVRAIAIALGFEPAEFGL, from the coding sequence ATGAGTTTTTTTAACAAATTAAAAGAAGGTTTTAATACGGGCCGTTCTGAGTTAGCAAAGCAAGTTGGTCGCTTTAAAAACAAAAAATTTATGCAAGGTACGGTGGCTGTTTGTGCGCGTATCGCCATCGCCAGCGACGGTGTGAGTTCTGAAGAAAAACAGAAGATGCTCGGTTTTTTAAAAGCATCGGATGAACTTAAAGTGTTTGATACCTCTGAGGTGATCGAATTCTTTAATAAGCTAATTACTAGTTTCGAATTCGATACCGAAGTCGGTAAAGGCGAAACGATGAAGTATATTCTGGCAATGAAAGATCAACCAGAAGCTGCACAATTAGCTATTCGTGTCGGTATTGCTGTTGCGAAAAGTGATGGTGATTTTGACAATGATGAAAAAGAAGCGGTGCGTGCTATTGCCATTGCATTAGGCTTTGAGCCCGCAGAATTTGGTTTGTAA
- the terA_1 gene encoding tellurite resistance protein has product MNMTPGGNLPVPNQTLIVRIQSGAPVDVSAFRLYASGKVNGDADMVFYGQTASDDRTVIYATAGNSTSFTVDLTRLRPDVEKIAFTATCEGQQTIANLQRLSIQVDANNEVVANGNVDINGRSEAALILGELYRRNGSWKFRFIAQGFNGGLKPLAEHFGVDIADSEPEPEPAPAPKPAPTPASSSVNLNKVSLTKEKPAISLTKKDDFGKIRINLDWHRENKSGGSGLLGGLFGGNKGIDLDIGAFVELQQGHKSVIQALGNGFGDFNHIPYVELQGDDRTGDVAGGEWIFVNGREWKNIKQVLIFAFIYEGVPNWSKTDGVVTIHMPDQPPIETRLTDGNNGRGMCAIARLVNENGSIKVERLNEFFKGHRDMDNAYGWGFRWTAGSK; this is encoded by the coding sequence ATGAATATGACACCAGGTGGGAATTTACCCGTTCCTAATCAAACTCTAATCGTTCGAATTCAATCTGGGGCGCCTGTAGATGTTTCCGCCTTTAGACTGTATGCCTCAGGCAAAGTCAATGGTGATGCCGATATGGTGTTTTATGGGCAAACAGCAAGCGATGATCGCACGGTTATTTATGCAACAGCAGGAAATAGCACTTCTTTTACCGTAGATTTAACGCGTTTACGCCCAGATGTTGAAAAAATTGCGTTTACAGCGACCTGTGAAGGTCAACAAACTATTGCAAACTTGCAACGATTATCAATTCAAGTTGATGCTAATAATGAGGTTGTCGCGAACGGTAATGTTGATATTAATGGTCGTTCGGAAGCAGCATTAATTTTAGGTGAATTGTATCGTCGTAATGGTAGTTGGAAGTTCCGTTTTATCGCTCAAGGATTTAACGGTGGTTTAAAACCATTAGCTGAACATTTTGGTGTTGATATTGCTGACTCTGAACCCGAACCCGAACCCGCACCCGCACCGAAACCGGCACCAACGCCAGCGTCAAGTTCGGTGAACTTAAATAAGGTCTCTTTAACCAAAGAGAAACCGGCAATCAGCCTAACGAAGAAAGATGACTTCGGTAAAATTCGGATCAACCTTGATTGGCATCGTGAAAACAAGAGCGGTGGTTCTGGTTTATTAGGTGGGCTGTTTGGAGGAAATAAAGGTATCGACTTAGATATCGGTGCCTTTGTTGAACTTCAGCAAGGCCATAAATCCGTTATTCAGGCATTAGGAAACGGATTTGGTGATTTCAATCATATTCCTTATGTTGAGTTGCAAGGTGATGATCGTACGGGAGATGTCGCTGGTGGTGAATGGATTTTTGTCAATGGGCGTGAATGGAAAAATATTAAGCAAGTGCTGATTTTCGCGTTTATTTATGAAGGTGTGCCAAATTGGAGTAAGACTGATGGCGTGGTCACCATTCATATGCCAGATCAACCCCCTATCGAAACCCGTTTAACTGATGGTAATAATGGCCGTGGTATGTGTGCGATAGCACGGCTAGTTAATGAGAACGGTTCGATAAAAGTTGAACGTCTCAATGAGTTTTTTAAAGGCCACCGTGATATGGATAATGCCTATGGGTGGGGATTTCGCTGGACAGCGGGTTCTAAGTGA
- the terZ gene encoding tellurite resistance protein: MVSLSKNQTVSLSKQAPTLSHLMFGLGWDPIKKKGLLGGLFGGGSIDLDASCVLLDASGNQIDTIWFRKLKSSCQSVVHSGDNLTGDGDGDDETIFVDLDRLPTNVEYLVFTVNSFRGQTFNEVENAFCRVVDKKTNKELVRYTLTEQGSHTGIVIASMQRNHGQWDFTAFGAPCKGRVINDMMPDIVATVVR; the protein is encoded by the coding sequence ATGGTTTCATTAAGCAAGAATCAAACAGTTTCTCTCAGTAAACAAGCACCTACACTGAGCCATTTAATGTTTGGTTTGGGCTGGGATCCGATTAAGAAAAAAGGATTATTAGGTGGTCTTTTTGGTGGTGGTTCTATTGATTTAGATGCAAGTTGCGTGTTACTTGACGCAAGTGGTAATCAAATCGATACCATTTGGTTTAGAAAATTAAAATCAAGTTGTCAGTCAGTGGTTCATTCTGGTGATAACTTAACCGGAGACGGTGACGGTGATGATGAAACCATTTTTGTTGATTTAGACCGTTTACCAACCAATGTTGAATACTTAGTCTTTACTGTAAATAGCTTCCGTGGACAAACATTTAATGAAGTTGAAAATGCATTTTGTCGTGTTGTTGATAAAAAAACAAACAAAGAGTTAGTGCGTTATACCTTAACAGAACAAGGTTCTCATACTGGTATCGTGATTGCTTCTATGCAACGCAACCATGGCCAATGGGATTTCACTGCATTTGGTGCGCCTTGTAAAGGTCGTGTTATTAACGACATGATGCCTGATATTGTAGCAACGGTGGTGCGATAA
- a CDS encoding carbamoyl phosphate synthase-like protein: MNNTIWFMEGLSSQRDIIQSVKDFAKQQHQEICVLASHRHTRNEILSLADGAFYEPLEETLRLKFIADVVKQHQVNVIHTGRNSAWFESHRKEIESLGVKLTTGATQLEQLQLADNKVAFAQTMEQCGLPVVPSIYIDSIDELEKQIKNPPFGEISLCIKPVKGIYGMGFWRFDSDVSPMALFNHPENRQVNPQQYIDALKAVEHFEPLVLMPYLPGPEYSVDLVVEQGNVIAAVARRKDGAIQHLEISGEAYELGKACATAMKADGLVNVQTRNNHQGRPLLLEINMRPSGGIGYTQHCGINLAGIFALRQLRLMSIEEAQAQNNHFVPTKIRSITDSIVFNSTLTNIINTDNN; the protein is encoded by the coding sequence ATGAACAATACAATTTGGTTTATGGAAGGCTTATCATCACAACGCGATATAATTCAAAGTGTTAAAGACTTTGCAAAACAGCAGCACCAAGAGATCTGTGTGCTCGCATCTCATCGTCATACTCGAAATGAGATTTTATCGCTTGCTGATGGCGCTTTTTATGAGCCTCTTGAAGAGACATTGCGCTTAAAATTTATCGCTGATGTTGTAAAACAGCATCAAGTCAATGTCATTCATACTGGGCGTAATAGCGCATGGTTTGAATCACACCGCAAAGAAATTGAGTCATTAGGGGTAAAATTAACCACGGGTGCGACACAGCTTGAACAACTTCAATTAGCTGATAATAAAGTCGCTTTTGCACAAACCATGGAACAGTGTGGTCTTCCTGTTGTACCGTCTATTTACATTGATTCAATCGATGAATTAGAAAAACAAATAAAAAATCCACCTTTTGGTGAGATCTCTTTATGCATTAAGCCTGTAAAAGGCATTTACGGAATGGGTTTTTGGCGTTTCGATAGTGACGTTTCTCCTATGGCACTCTTCAATCACCCAGAAAACCGCCAGGTTAACCCACAACAATATATTGATGCATTAAAAGCGGTTGAACACTTTGAACCATTAGTACTCATGCCTTATTTACCCGGCCCTGAATACTCTGTTGATCTGGTTGTCGAGCAAGGTAATGTCATTGCCGCCGTCGCTCGTCGTAAAGACGGTGCAATACAACATCTCGAAATTTCAGGTGAAGCTTATGAATTAGGCAAAGCGTGTGCCACTGCCATGAAAGCAGATGGTCTTGTGAATGTGCAAACACGAAATAATCATCAAGGTCGCCCCTTATTGCTTGAAATTAATATGCGCCCTTCGGGAGGCATTGGTTACACCCAGCATTGTGGTATTAACCTCGCGGGTATTTTTGCTTTACGCCAATTGAGATTGATGAGTATCGAAGAAGCTCAAGCGCAAAATAACCATTTTGTACCAACAAAAATACGTTCAATCACCGATTCTATTGTTTTCAATTCAACGTTAACAAACATCATAAATACGGATAATAATTAA
- a CDS encoding Protein of uncharacterised function (DUF3706), protein MKNSMSDSSVYRRPLSCGTLSVTPNCPIELLDELFDIAERRNPKRAFLFVSKVLGRHIPVSPKKMRETYQKLARQFPDSLEGPILFIGMAETAVGLGAGVFDEVKNHYQQAIYLTSTRHPIDNGELLCEFKENHSHATDHLLYLPKTAEQRQWVKYAKTVVLIDDEATTGNTFINLLSALREEGGLAHIEQVITVTLTDWSRNAIAERAPLPIKTLSLVQGKWQWDADPNAPLPVMPNVNITASGQVAITGKQSWGRLGMTAPANDLGLAIKASVDEKILVLGSGEFVWEPFLLAERLEKQGAIVKYSATTRSPISTNFAIQSAITFTDNYGLGIPNFVYNVAHQQFDRILLCCETPTESIDSQLIEALNKVAPIVEVISYD, encoded by the coding sequence ATGAAGAATAGTATGAGTGACTCATCCGTTTATCGTCGCCCTCTTTCTTGTGGCACATTAAGTGTGACGCCAAATTGCCCTATTGAGTTACTTGACGAATTATTTGATATTGCAGAAAGACGCAATCCTAAGCGTGCATTTTTATTTGTCAGTAAAGTATTAGGGCGACATATCCCTGTTTCACCAAAGAAAATGCGTGAAACCTATCAAAAACTTGCCCGCCAATTTCCTGACTCGCTTGAAGGCCCTATTTTGTTTATTGGTATGGCAGAAACCGCCGTGGGTTTAGGTGCTGGCGTTTTTGATGAAGTAAAAAATCATTATCAACAAGCAATTTATTTAACCTCAACACGTCACCCTATTGATAACGGTGAATTACTGTGTGAATTTAAAGAAAATCACAGCCATGCAACTGATCACTTACTCTATTTACCAAAAACAGCAGAACAGCGCCAATGGGTAAAATACGCTAAAACAGTGGTATTAATTGACGATGAAGCCACAACAGGTAATACCTTTATTAATCTACTTTCGGCTTTACGTGAAGAAGGTGGATTAGCACATATTGAGCAGGTTATTACCGTCACATTGACAGATTGGAGTAGGAACGCTATTGCTGAGCGCGCCCCATTACCAATTAAAACACTCTCTTTAGTGCAAGGAAAATGGCAATGGGATGCTGATCCTAATGCGCCTCTACCTGTTATGCCAAATGTCAATATTACAGCTTCAGGCCAAGTTGCCATTACAGGCAAACAAAGTTGGGGCCGATTAGGTATGACAGCGCCCGCAAACGATCTGGGTTTAGCCATCAAAGCATCCGTAGATGAAAAAATTCTGGTTTTAGGATCGGGGGAATTTGTCTGGGAACCGTTCTTGTTGGCTGAACGTCTTGAAAAACAAGGTGCTATTGTAAAATATAGCGCTACAACCCGTTCACCTATTTCAACCAATTTTGCCATTCAATCAGCCATTACTTTTACTGATAATTATGGTTTAGGTATTCCTAATTTTGTCTATAACGTAGCACATCAACAATTTGATCGTATTTTACTATGTTGTGAAACGCCAACCGAAAGTATTGATAGCCAATTAATTGAAGCTCTCA